In a genomic window of Silurus meridionalis isolate SWU-2019-XX chromosome 27, ASM1480568v1, whole genome shotgun sequence:
- the cldn26 gene encoding putative claudin-24, with protein sequence MSRARKQPELTMVLLTTKIVQRASLFVAFGGLVTTFITTFLPLWKTMNSELNEMENWYEGLWHTCIFTEEVGLHCKAFESLLALPPVTLASRILMCISITTGFLGVLAAFFGLDGVEIGAGRNRLKRGLLILGGVLIMVSGITTLAPVSLIAYVMVVEFWDEGLPDVMPRWEYGEAMFSAWFSGLLLVIGGSFLFVAVCMREHEAKQQREIFTQFITFNQGCSTT encoded by the coding sequence ATGTCCAGAGCGAGGAAGCAACCAGAACTGACGATGGTACTTCTAACCACTAAGATTGTACAAAGAGCGTCGCTCTTTGTGGCTTTCGGAGGCCTTGTCACGACCTTCATCACCACCTTTTTGCCGCTATGGAAGACAATGAACTCGGAACTGAACGAGATGGAGAATTGGTACGAAGGTCTGTGGCATACTTGCATCTTCACAGAGGAAGTGGGTCTCCATTGCAAAGCCTTTGAGTCTCTTCTCGCTCTGCCTCCTGTCACTCTTGCCTCCAGGATCCTCATGTGTATATCAATTACGACCGGGTTCCTCGGTGTGCTGGCGGCATTTTTTGGACTCGATGGTGTTGAGATCGGGGCCGGCCGTAACAGGTTAAAGAGGGGACTCCTCATCCTCGGCGGTGTGCTCATCATGGTGTCGGGAATCACAACGCTGGCACCAGTTTCTCTGATCGCCTAcgtgatggtggtggagttctGGGATGAGGGTCTTCCGGACGTGATGCCACGCTGGGAGTACGGGGAGGCCATGTTCTCCGCCTGGTTCTCAGGACTTCTGCTGGTCATCGGAGGATCGTTTCTTTTTGTtgcagtgtgtatgagagagcaTGAAGCCAAGCAGCAAAGGGAGATCTTTACTCAATTTATAACCTTCAACCAAGGATGCAGCACTACCTAA